One genomic window of Fusarium verticillioides 7600 chromosome 2, whole genome shotgun sequence includes the following:
- a CDS encoding dynein heavy chain 1, cytosolic: MEVTSPAVPSPGASANGVTSSPTFPTIEPERVVEHLASVCEVALGATRDELEQMGSLLHKSRYSETISRCTRFASDTQNVLYIQKDFANSSAVEPGADPSSPVSYNYTLSTEISSSPTTVASLVLIKSPQPIDPARPLTSQIFITNLPGPASLNAGVGEQGSVLSPWEVLHSQVHHALVPYFDANTKSQQLANGSRGRADVDAKTGIPVTKKRLNDLELSLLHLQQNVDIPEISLTFHSIVQNVLDDAEAHNNRPSIDGIPQNLLQDSTFLNRLQANVNTWIKSIQGITKLTKDPSSNANQEFSTASQEVNFWLSMESALEGIEGQLRSEGVLLTLEILKHAKRFQATVSFTADTGLKEAMDKVQKYNQLMRDFPLDELLSATSLPKVGEAIHQIFSHLNKKLRICPYPIRRALPLVEAISADLDDVLHRLLTGTELVNLDYQQFKNIMQTCDQIFQIWEENVKEFTNVAREVTRRRNEKFIPIKIVKKHSELETRIKYVSTFRDNHEQLQRTIVTVLGPQATIPGVSEATEFNGIIVEEIGNVDAVEEVKQAWEALQNVDLLDVTDQGKERWVRAENLYNERTTRVENSIIRRLRERLATAKTANEMFRVFSKFNALFVRPKIRGAIQEYQNQLMDHVKQAINGLHERFKQQYGHSETHAMAQLRDLPPVSGAIIWARQIEFQLDGYMRKVEAVLGPDWTLHAEGHKLQEESELFKQKLDTSRIYDAWLNDVGRRKISISGQLFDIARVRSAGGILELAVNFDPQVITLFKETRNLTWQSYSVPHAVTTVSKDAKRVYPYAVSLMESVRTLSQTLRQISAMGEESVLLNGYRNDVYRLIGEGVPLRWESFINSHELFYSENRQTRPLLPGGTDFGLAKNTESKHGMFIRGFAAAVSVLQQKAVSLNFIHTTVEQALKELNTCPYDEAAFHSRLDTIQSAVDQLNLEQYVNLDFWVRELNAKIQSILLTRLQSAVHSWITAFEDDTPEEETRRKTNTDETKSETPTMKRLVLEVVMRNQVIYLDPPLEFARASWFLHLHEWLGIVCNLRKIKATRYQMSLTTGAHDEARFTDLPTECAGLLQRVYISVEKKLQEISAYVDKWLQFQSLWDLQSEQVYDALGEPLPRWLQLLQDLRKNRSTFDTQEVSREFGHLTVDYDQVQTKVNAKYDQWQHEILMKFASRLGNRMRDINAEIEKARKHLESQSSDASSTAQAVQFITVVQSCKRNVKAWAPEIDMFRQGQSMLVRQRYQFPNDWLHIEQIDSQWEALKEILEKKSRIVQEQSDALRAKITAEDKLVNERIAEIAAQWNEEKPVSGTIQPDVASATLSSFEARISKLQDDAQMVVKAKEALDIPASMDTSLESTLEEVRDFQSVWSNLSTIWASLNETRDILWTAVQPRKIRSKVDDLIKSTKDMPSRMRQYAAFEHVQGILRGFLKVNPILSDLKSDAIRERHWVKIYKQIKPHKRFSPSSMTLGDVWDLNLIATEVIVKDIIAQAQGEMALEEFLKQVRETWQNYALEMVNYQNKIRLIRGWDDLFAKCSENLNSLQAMKHSPYYKEFEEEAVSWEDKLNRVHVLFDVWIDVQRQWVYLEGVFTGNADIKHLLPIESGRFQNINSEFLAVMKKANKSPYVLEVLNIPNVQKSLERLAEMLNKIQKALGEYLEKERVSFPRFYFVGDEDLLEMIGNSNDTLRIAKHFKKMFAGLSGLVMDDETVISGFTSKEGEVVRLKKDISLAKTPKINDWLALLEGGMKSTLAELLAEAVDHYTPIFESEKIDRDALNAFMDAYPSQIVVLATQVAWTTAVEQSLSDGGSNLKMLFDREVEVLRVLADTVLGELEVILRKKCEQLITECVHQRDTIEKLINANASSTSHYLWQLQMRYIYNPDGEFLDRLYIKMANAKLNYGFEYLGVPERLVRTPLTDRCFLTLTQALCQRLGGSPYGPAGTGKTESVKALGVQLGRFTLVFCCDDTFDFQAMGRIFLGICQVGAWGCFDEFNRLEERILSAVSQQIQNIQLGLKQGAEDDQSQIELVGRQLHVNENTGIFITMNPGYAGRSNLPDNLKKLFRSVAMSKPDKELIAEVMLYSQGFNQAKQLSKHTVPFFDQCSGKLSKQAHYDFGLRALKSVLVSSGGLKRARLGEGSLGAEEVVEPEILVQSIRETIAPKLIKSDVDIMMTIEADCFPGVQYVPANLVELEDAIRTLAAERHLVVNELWMTKILQLYQIQKIHHGVMMVGNSGSGKSAAWRLLLDALQKVEGVEGVSHVIDSKVMSKEALYGNLDSTTREWTDGLFTSILRKIVDNLRGEDSKRHWIVFDGDVDPEWVENLNSVLDDNKLLTLPNGERLNLPSNVRIMFEVETLKYATLATVSRCGMVWFSEDTVSPNMMVENYLSTLSSVPFEDLDEDSVATGQNPAKTLSVQSEFAALLRIYLTEEDLILQALKRAEAYNHIMEFTVARVLTTLFSLLNKAVRDAIEYNGQHSDFPLESEQIEAFISKKLLLALVWALTGDCPLNDRKAFGDELCALANFGSPPLDGTSSLIDFDVTLPKSEWAPWQNQVPSVEVNTHSITQTDVVIPTLDTVRHEDVLYSWLAEHKPLLLCGPPGSGKTMTLFSALRKLPNMEVVGLNFSSATTPDLLIKTFEQYCEYKKTLNGVMLSPTQIGRWLVVFCDEINLPAPDKYGTQRAISFLRQMVEHNGFWRTSDKSWVTLDRIQFVGACNPPTDAGRTPMGARFLRHAPLIMVDYPGELSLNQIYGTFNSAVLKIVPSLRGYSEALTHAMVRFYLESQQRFTPKIQPHYVYSPRELTRWVRGVYEAIRPLEALSIEGLIRIWAHEALRLFQDRLVAEDERQWTDESVRRIALEYFPNIDEEKALGGPILFSNWLSKNYVPVDREQLRDFVKARLKTFCEEEVDVPLILFNDVLEHVLRIDRVFRQPQGHLILIGVSGSGKTTLSRFVAWMNGLKVFQIKVHGKYSAEDFDDDLRDVLRRCGCKGEKICFIMDESNVLDSGFLERMNTLLANAEVPGLLKETNTLLL; encoded by the exons ATGGAGGTCACTTCGCCCGCCGTGCCGAGCCCTGGGGCTTCCGCCAACGGCGTAACATCCTCCCCGACCTTCCCTACTATCGAACCGGAACGCGTTGTCGAACATCTCGCCTCCGTCTGTGAGGTCGCACTTGGAGCTACACGAGATGAACTCGAACAAATGGGAAGCTTGCTGCATAAGTCCCGCTATAGCGAGACTATTTCACGATGCACACGCTTTGCGAGCGATACTCAGAATGTGCTTTACATCCAGAAAGATTTCGCAAATTCATCTGCAGTTGAGCCTGGAGCTGACCCTTCTT CGCCCGTCTCTTACAACTACACCTTGTCGACCGAGATCTCATCGTCCCCGACAACTGTCGCTTCTcttgtcctcatcaagtCTCCCCAGCCTATAGACCCAGCTCGACCCCTTACATCACAAATATTTATTACTAATTTACCTGGTCCTGCATCTCTCAACGCTGGAGTTGGAGAACAGGGCTCGGTACTCTCTCCTTGGGAGGTTCTTCATTCTCAGGTCCACCATGCCCTGGTACCCTACTTTGATGCCAACACGAAGAGCCAGCAACTGGCGAACGGATCAAGAGGTCGAGCTGATGTTGACGCAAAGACTGGCATTCCTGTAACGAAGAAGCGATTGAACGATTTGGAACTGAGCTTGCTGCATCTCCAGCAGAACGTTGATATCCCTGAGATATCCCTTACGTTTCATTCTATCGTTCAGAATGTCCTCGATGACGCCGAGGCTCATAACAACCGGCCTTCCATCGATGGAATTCCACAGAACCTTCTCCAGGACAGTACCTTTCTCAACCGATTGCAAGCAAACGTCAACACCTGGATCAAGTCTATCCAAGGAATCACCAAGCTGACCAAGGACCCTTCATCAAATGCGAACCAGGAATTCAGCACCGCGAGCCAGGAAGTCAATTTCTGGTTGTCCATGGAGTCAGCTCTGGAGGGCATCGAGGGCCAGCTCCGTAGTGAGGGCGTGCTCTTGACgcttgagattctcaagcACGCCAAGCGTTTTCAGGCCACCGTCAGTTTCACGGCTGACACTGGTTTGAAGGAGGCTATGGATAAGGTGCAGAAGTACAACCAGCTTATGCGAGATTTCCCCCTCGACGAGTTGCTGTCTGCTACTTCCCTGCCGAAAGTGGGGGAAGCCATTCATCAGATCTTCAGCCATCTGAACAAAAAGCTGAGGATCTGCCCTTACCCTATCCGTagagctcttcctcttgtcgAGGCTATCTCTGCTGATCTCGATGATGTGCTTCATAGGCTGCTGACAGGAACTGAATTGGTTAATCTGGATTATCAGCaattcaagaacatcatgcAAACATGTGACCAGATTTTCCAGATTTGGGAAGAAAACGTCAAGGAGTTCACCAATGTAGCTCGTGAGGTAACCCGACGAAGAAACGAGAAATTCATTCccatcaagattgtcaaAAAGCATTCCGAACTTGAGACGAGAATCAAGTATGTCAGCACTTTCCGCGACAACCACGAGCAGCTCCAGCGTACGATCGTCACCGTCCTTGGCCCTCAAGCAACTATTCCTGGCGTTTCCGAGGCCACCGAATTCAATGGCatcattgttgaagagattggTAATGTCGATGCTGTGGAGGAGGTTAAGCAGGCTTGGGAGGCTCTTCAGAatgttgatcttctggatgtTACAGACCAGGGCAAGGAACGATGGGTACGAGCCGAGAACCTCTACAACGAGCGTACGACCCGTGTAGAGAACTCCATCATCCGCAGACTTCGAGAGCGACTGGCCACAGCAAAGACTGCAAACGAGATGTTCCGAGTATTCTCCAAATTCAACGCCCTTTTCGTGCGCCCAAAGATTCGTGGCGCCATTCAGGAATACCAGAACCAGCTCATGGACCACGTCAAGCAAGCGATCAACGGCCTCCATGAGCGGTTCAAGCAACAGTATGGCCATTCAGAAACTCACGCTATGGCTCAACTACGCGATCTCCCTCCTGTTTCGGGTGCTATCATCTGGGCTCGTCAGATTGAGTTCCAGCTTGATGGATACATGCGAAAGGTTGAAGCTGTTCTTGGTCCGGACTGGACTCTGCACGCCGAAGGCCATAAGCTTCAAGAGGAGAGCGAACTATTCAAGCAGAAACTCGACACGAGCCGAATCTATGATGCCTGGCTAAATGACGTCGGAAGACGCAAGATTTCAATTTCGGGACAGCTTTTCGATATTGCTCGTGTAAGATCCGCTGGTGGtattcttgagcttgctgtGAACTTTGACCCGCAAGTCATCACCTTGTTCAAGGAGACTCGTAATCTTACTTGGCAATCGTACTCAGTCCCACATGCTGTGACGACTGTATCCAAGGATGCGAAGCGAGTCTATCCCTATGCTGTCAGCCTCATGGAGAGTGTGAGAACCCTTTCACAGACTCTGCGTCAAATTTCTGCCATGGGAGAGGAGTCTGTTCTTCTTAATGGTTATCGAAATGATGTTTACAGGCTCATCGGGGAGGGTGTACCGCTACGATGGGAATCCTTCATTAACTCGCATGAGTTATTCTACTCTGAAAATAGACAGACTCGCCCTTTGTTGCCCGGTGGAACCGATTTCGGCCTGGCCAAGAATACCGAGAGCAAGCATGGTATGTTTATCCGTGGATTTGCAGCAGCTGTATCGGTTCTCCAGCAGAAGGCAGTCTCTTTGAACTTCATCCATACTACTGTTGAACAAGCCCTGAAGGAACTCAACACTTGCCCCTATGACGAAGCTGCGTTCCATAGTCGCTTGGATACGATTCAATCGGCTGTGGATCAACTGAACCTGGAACAATATGTCAACCTAGACTTCTGGGTGCGAGAACTGAACGCCAAGATTCAGTCTATCCTCCTGACTCGCCTTCAGAGTGCAGTTCACTCGTGGATCACCGCATTTGAGGATGATACACCCGAAGAGGAAACTCGTCGAAAGACCAATACTGATGAGACCAAGTCCGAAACGCCCACAATGAAgcgtcttgttcttgaagtgGTCATGCGTAACCAAGTAATTTATCTTGACCCTCCCCTGGAGTTTGCGCGTGCGAGCTGGTTCCTTCACCTTCATGAGTGGCTTGGAATTGTCTGCAACCtccgcaagatcaaggccaccCGCTATCAGATGAGTCTCACTACTGGTGCTCACGATGAGGCCCGGTTTACCGACCTACCCACCGAGTGCGCCGGACTTCTGCAGCGTGTATATATTtcggttgagaagaagcttcaggaGATTAGTGCGTATGTTGACAAATGGCTTCAGTTTCAGTCACTCTGGGACCTTCAGTCTGAACAAGTTTACGATGCTCTCGGCGAGCCACTccctcgatggcttcagctTTTACAGGATCTCCGCAAAAACCGCTCAACTTTTGACACGCAAGAGGTTAGCCGGGAATTTGGACATCTCACTGTTGATTATGATCAAGTGCAGACCAAGGTCAACGCGAAGTATGACCAGTGGCAACATGAAATTCTGATGAAGTTCGCCAGCCGCCTTGGCAATCGCATGCGCGACATTAATgcagagattgagaaggcgCGCAAGCACCTCGAGAGTCAAAGCTCCGACGCCTCATCAACTGCACAGGCCGTGCAATTCATCACAGTCGTTCAGAGTTGCAAACGCAACGTGAAAGCATGGGCGCCCGAGATTGATATGTTTCGTCAAGGACAATCCATGCTTGTAAGACAACGATACCAGTTCCCTAATGACTGGCTTCACATTGAGCAGATAGACAGCCAGTGGGAGGCTTTGAAGGAgattctcgagaagaagtcaagaatCGTTCAAGAACAAAGCGATGCTTTAAGAGCCAAGATCACTGCTGAGGATAAGTTGGTCAACGAACGAATTGCCGAGATTGCCGCCCAatggaatgaagagaagccaGTGTCTGGCACCATTCAACCTGACGTTGCTTCCGCTACCTTGTCTTCCTTCGAGGCACGCATCTCGAAGTTGCAGGACGATGCCCAAATGGTTGTCAAGGCTAAAGAAGCCCTCGATATCCCTGCTAGCATGGATACTTCTCTTGAGTCTACTCTGGAGGAGGTAAGGGATTTCCAGTCTGTTTGGTCGAACCTTTCTACTATATGGGCGAGTCTCAATGAAACACGAGATATTCTCTGGACTGCTGTCCAACCACGAAAGATCCGGTCCAAGGTTGACGACCTTATCAAGAGTACCAAGGACATGCCAAGCAGGATGCGCCAGTATGCCGCTTTCGAGCATGTGCAGGGAATTCTGCGTGGcttcctcaaggtcaacccCATCTTATCCGACCTGAAGTCTGACGCTATCCGCGAGCGTCACTGGGTTAAGATCTATAAACAGATTAAGCCCCATAAACGATTTTCTCCTAGCTCCATGactcttggtgatgtttggGATCTTAACCTGATTGCGACCGAAGTCATCGTCAAAGATATTATTGCCCAAGCCCAGGGTGAGATGGCCCTCGAGGAATTTCTAAAGCAAGTTCGCGAGACTTGGCAGAACTACGCATTGGAGATGGTCAACTATCAGAACAAGATCCGCCTCATCCGCGGCTGGGACGATCTTTTTGCCAAGTGCAGCGAAAACCTCAACTCACTTCAGGCGATGAAGCACTCCCCTTACTACAAAGAGtttgaggaagaagctgtgTCTTGGgaagacaagctcaaccgTGTTCATGTGCTCTTTGATGTCTGGATTGATGTCCAGCGTCAGTGGGTTTACCTCGAGGGTGTCTTCACTGGTAACGCTGATATCAAGCACCTCCTCCCTATTGAGTCTGGACGCTTCCAGAATATCAACAGCGAGTTCCTGGCTGTTATGAAGAAAGCCAACAAGTCACCATACGTATTGGAAGTTCTCAACATTCCTAACGTGCAAAAATCATTGGAACGGCTTGCTGAAATGCTTAACAAGATCCAGAAGGCTCTTGGCGAGTATCTAGAGAAGGAACGTGTTTCATTCCCTCGATTCTACTTCGTGGGTGACGAAGACTTGCTCGAGATGATTGGTAACAGTAACGACACGTTACGCATTGCCAAGCACTTCAAGAAAATGTTTGCGGGCCTATCAGGGCTCGTCATGGACGATGAGACTGTTATATCTGGCTTCACTTCCAAAGAGGGTGAGGTGGTTCGGTTGAAGAAAGATATTTCTTTGGCGAAAACCCCCAAAATCAACGACTGGCTAGCCCTTTTGGAGGGTGGCATGAAGTCAACCCTTGCCGAGCTCCTCGCTGAGGCTGTCGATCATTACACCCCTATCTTCGAATCAGAGAAGATTGATCGTGATGCATTAAATGCGTTCATGGATGCCTATCCCAGTCAGATTGTAGTTCTAGCCACGCAAGTTGCTTGGACCACAGCTGTCGAACAATCGCTTTCTGATGGCGGCAGTAatttgaagatgctgtttGATCGGGAGGTTGAAGTTCTCCGTGTGCTTGCAGACACCGTCCTTGGCGAACTCGAAGTTATCCTGAGGAAGAAATGTGAACAGCTGATTACAGAATGTGTCCACCAGCGTGATACAATTGAGAAGCTTATCAACGCTAATGCTAGTTCCACCAGCCATTACCTTTGGCAGCTACAAATGAGATACATCTACAATCCTGATGGCGAGTTTCTCGACCGCCTTTacatcaagatggcaaaTGCCAAACTCAACTATGGTTTCGAATACCTGGGAGTTCCGGAACGTCTTGTTCGCACACCGCTGACTGATCGTTGTTTCCTTACTCTTACTCAAGCTTTGTGCCAACGTCTTGGTGGTTCTCCTTATGGACCCGCTGGTACAGGTAAGACAGAGTCAGTCAAGGCTCTCGGTGTGCAGCTGGGTAGATTCACCCTTGTCTTCTGCTGTGACGACACTTTCGATTTCCAAGCTATGGGTCGCATTTTTCTTGGTATCTGCCAGGTTGGTGCTTGGGGTTGCTTCGACGAGTTCAATCGTCTGGAAGAACGAATCCTCTCGGCCGTCTCTCAACAGATTCAGAACATCCAGCTGGGCCTAAAGCAAGGAGCTGAAGATGATCAATCGCAAATTGAGTTGGTCGGCCGCCAGCTCCATGTCAACGAAAACACAGGTATCTTTATCACCATGAACCCTGGCTATGCTGGTCGCTCCAACCTGCCCGacaacttgaagaagcttttcCGAAGCGTCGCCATGTCCAAGCCAGATAAGGAGCTCATCGCTGAAGTTATGCTTTACTCCCAAGGCTTTAACCAAGCCAAGCAATTATCCAAACACACGGTTCCCTTCTTTGACCAATGTTCTGGCAAACTGTCCAAGCAAGCACATTACGATTTCGGCCTGCGTGCGCTGAAGAGTGTTCTTGTCAGTTCCGGTGGTTTGAAACGTGCTCGTCTGGGTGAGGGCAGTCTGGGAGCCGAAGAGGTCGTCGAACCCGAAATTCTTGTGCAAAGTATCCGAGAAACCATTGCACCTAAGCTGATCAAGTCCGATGTCGACATCATGATGACTATTGAAGCCGATTGCTTTCCTGGTGTGCAGTACGTTCCAGCCAACCTTGTGGAATTGGAAGATGCCATCCGAACCCTCGCTGCCGAACGTCACCTTGTGGTCAACGAGCTTTGGATGACAAAGATTCTCCAGCTGTACCAGATTCAGAAGATCCACCACGGTGTGATGATGGTCGGcaactctggctctggaaaATCAGCAGCCTGGAGACTTTTGCTTGATGCACTCCAAAAGGtcgagggcgttgagggcGTCTCACATGTCATCGACTCCAAGGTCATGTCCAAGGAGGCTCTGTACGGAAATCTTGACTCTACCACTCGCGAGTGGACCGATGGTCTGTTCACTAGCATCCTCCGAAAGATCGTCGACAACCTCCGTGGTGAGGATTCCAAGCGACACTGGATTGTAttcgatggtgatgttgatcctGAGTGGGTCGAAAATCTGAACAGTGTTCTTGACgacaacaagcttctcacgCTTCCAAACGGAGAGCGCCTCAATCTACCCTCCAACGTCCGAATCATGTTTGAAGTCGAGACGCTCAAATATGCAACACTGGCTACAGTCAGTCGTTGCGGTATGGTCTGGTTTAGTGAGGACACTGTGTCACCCAACATGATGGTTGAAAACTATCTGTCCACACTCAGCAGCGTTCCCTTTGaggacttggatgaagacaGCGTTGCCACCGGCCAAAACCCTGCTAAGACTTTGTCTGTGCAGAGCGAGTTTGCTGCCTTGCTTCGTATCTACCTTACCGAGGAGGATCTGATTCTCCAGGCCCTGAAGCGAGCCGAGGCCTACAACCACATCATGGAGTTTACAGTCGCACGTGTTTTGACTACTCTTTTCTCACTGCTCAATAAAGCAGTTCGTGATGCAATTGAATACAATGGCCAGCATTCCGACTTCCCTCTTGAGTCTGAACAGATAGAAGCGTTTATCtcaaagaagcttctcttggcACTCGTTTGGGCCCTCACCGGTGATTGCCCCCTGAATGACAGAAAGGCCTTCGGCGACGAGCTTTGTGCTTTGGCAAACTTTGGTTCACCTCCTCTTGATGGCACAAGCTCACTCATCGACTTCGATGTTACTTTACCTAAATCCGAATGGGCACCATGGCAAAACCAGGTTCCTTCTGTGGAAGTCAACACTCATTCTATTACCCAGACCGATGTGGTCATTCCTACTCTGGATACTGTCCGCCACGAAGATGTTCTGTACTCGTGGCTTGCCGAGCACAAGCCGCTACTCCTCTGCGGTCCTCCTGGTTCTGGTAAGACAATGACTTTATTCAGTGCACTTCGGAAGCTGCCAAACATGGAGGTCGTCGGCCTGAACTTCTCCAGTGCAACCACACCCGATCTGCTCATCAAAACCTTTGAGCAATACTGCGAGTACAAGAAGACATTGAACGGTGTGATGCTATCCCCAACCCAAATCGGTCGATGGCTTGTTGTTTTCTGCGATGAGATCAACTTGCCCGCACCAGATAAATACGGAACTCAGCGCGCCATATCCTTCCTGCGCCAAATGGTCGAGCACAACGGTTTCTGGCGAACGTCCGATAAGTCCTGGGTTACACTCGACCGCATTCAATTTGTTGGTGCCTGCAATCCTCCTACAGATGCTGGACGTACCCCTATGGGTGCTCGATTCCTCCGACACGCACCTTTGATCATGGTCGACTATCCTGGTGAACTGTCCCTCAACCAAATTTACGGCACCTTCAATTCCGCTGTTCTCAAGATCGTCCCATCTCTCAGGGGATACTCTGAGGCTCTTACTCATGCCATGGTTCGCTTCTATCTCGAATCTCAACAGAGGTTCACGCCAAAGATTCAGCCCCACTATGTATACAGTCCCCGTGAGCTAACGCGATGGGTTCGTGGCGTTTACGAAGCTATTCGACCTCTGGAGGCCTTATCTATTGAAGGTCTGATCCGAATCTGGGCTCACGAAGCTCTTCGTTTGTTCCAGGATCGTCTGGTTGCTGAAGACGAGCGACAGTGGACCGACGAAAGTGTGCGCCGCATCGCACTTGAATACTTTCCCAACATCGACGAGGAGAAGGCCCTGGGAGGGCCTATTCTGTTCTCGAACTGGTTGTCCAAGAATTACGTTCCGGTTGACCGTGAACAGCTAAGAGATTTTGTCAAGGCGAGATTGAAAACGTTTTgtgaagaggaggttgaCGTTCCTCTAATTCTGTTCAACGACGTCTTGGAGCATGTGTTGCGCATTGATCGTGTCTTCCGGCAGCCCCAGGGTCATCTTATCTTAATTGGTGTGAGTGGTAGTGGCAAAACCACCTTGTCTCGTTTCGTGGCCTGGATGAACGGCCTCAAAGTCTTCCAGATCAAGGTCCACGGCAAGTATTCTGctgaggactttgatgatgatcttcGAGACGTCCTTCGTCGTTGTGGCTGcaagggtgagaagatcTGCTTTATCATGGATGAGTCAAACGTTTTGGATTCAGGATTTCTCGAAAGAATGAACACTCTCCTCGCCAACGCCGAAGTGCCAGGTCTTTTGAAGGAGACGAATACGCTGCTCTTATGA